The Neoasaia chiangmaiensis sequence AGGAATAGCGTGCCGTGGCTTTCGTCCCATGTCGCCAGACCGCTTTCGATGACGTTGGCGGCCAGCGCATCCAGTTCGTGACGGTCGGCCTGCATCTCCTCGGAAACGCGGGTGCGCAAGGCGGCCAGCGTCAGGTCCCCCAGACGGGCATTGAGGTAATTGCCCGCCTCCACCAGGGCGGAAGGCGGCACGCCCGGCGGCGTCTCGATCACGCGGTTCTCCACCTGCCCGTTCGCGCCGACGAGGATGACCAGAACGCGCGACGGGCCGAGCGCCACGAATTCGATATGCTTCAGGGCCGCATCGTTCTTGGGCGCCAGCACCAGCCCGGCCGCGGCGGAGAGGCCGGAGAGCATGGCGGATGCCTCGCCCAGCATGTCCTGCACGGAGCGCCCGCGCGGTTCGAGCCGCCGGGCGATCTGCTGGCGGTCATCCTCGCTAAGGCCACCGAACTGCAACAACCCGTCCACGAACAGGCGAACGCCTTTCTCGGTCGGCAGACGCCCGGCTGAGACGTGCGGGCTGAACAGGAGGCCGGCCTGCGTCAGATCCGCCATGACGTTTCGGATGGTGGCTGGCGAGAGGATGGGTGTCAGCCGCTGCGACAGGGTCCGGCTGCCGACGGGTTCGCCCGTCTCCACATACTGCTCCACGATCTCGCGAAGGATGGCGGCGGCGCGCGAATCCAGTCCGTGCGAAAGGCCGTTGAGATCGATCATGGCGTGGTTGCTCCCGCGACGGTGGCATTGCGACTGTTACACGATAATATAGGCGGCAATCCTGCCTTAAACGAGACGCGCGCCGGATCGTCTTGCGCGCCGATGCGTTCATCCCTGCTCTTCCCGCTTCATCCGCCTTCGTCGAGAGAGTTTTCATGCCACGCGTCGCGGCCGTTCATATCTATCCCGTCAAAAGCCTTCACCGAATTTCTCCCGACCATCTGGACCTGCGCCCCTGGGGGCCGGAAGGCGACCGGCGCTGGCTGGTGACCGACCCGGACGGCAACTTCATCTCCCAGCGCGAATGCAGCGCCATGGCGTTAATCACGCCGACCCCCACCGCCCTCGGCCTGACGCTCTCCCGCCGTGACATGGCGGATTGCGTGGTGCGACGACCCAACGACCATGCCCATCGGCGCCACGTGCGCGTCTGGGGCGACTGGATGGAAGCACGCGAGGCCAGCCAGCGGGCCGGAGAATGGCTGAGCGCGGCGCTGGGACGCCCCGCCCGCCTGGCCTACATGGACACGCCGGAAGCCGCGCGTATCCGCGATGTCGGCGGTCAGGCGAACCCGGTTTCCTTCGCGGACGAATACCCGATCCTGATCGCCAATGTGGCGTCGCTCGACGACCTCAACACCCGGCTGGACGAAAAGCTGCCGATGACACGCTTCCGCCCTAACATCGTGGCGGAGGATGCCGAGGCATGGGAGGAGGACGGCTGGCGACGCATCCGCATCGGCGAGGCGATCCTGCGCGTCGTCAGCCCCTGCGCGCGCTGCGGCATCACCTCGGTCGATCAGGAAACGGGCGAAATCCGTGACAGGAAGCAGCCGCTGGCCGCGCTGGCCAGCTTCCGTCGCGGACATGGCGGCGTGATGTTCGCGCAGAACGCCACCATCGAAACGCCGGGCCGAATCGCACCCGGCGATACCATCGAAATTCTCGAACGCGGTGAATCGAATCTGGGTTGATCGCTTCGGATATGGCAGGCCGATTCCAATCCACGAACTGTCCCGCTCGTTCCTCGACTGGACTGGCGGTTCCGGACGCGTGGCGTTAAGCGTGCCACACCTGACGAACCGACAAGGACCTTCCATGACCCGCCCTTCCGGCCGTGCCGCCGATGAAAACCGCGCCGTCAGCATCGAACTCGGCTACGCACGCCATGCCGAGGGTTCCGCGCTGATCCGGATGGGCGGGACGGAGGTGCTGTGCACGGCGTCGATCGAGTACCGCGTGCCGCCCTTCCTGCGGGGCAAGGGACAGGGCTGGATCACGGCGGAATATGGCATGCTGCCCCGTGCCACACATGCGCGCGGCAATCGGGAAGCCGCGAAGGGCAGGCAGTCCGGTCGCACGCACGAGATCCAGCGCCTGATCGCCCGGGCGCTGCGTGCTGCTGTCGATCTGAAGGCTTTGGGTGAAATGACGATCACGCTGGATTGCGATGTCCTGAACGCCGATGGCGGCACGCGCTGCGCCTCGATCACCGGCGCATGGGTGGCGCTCGCGGCGGCGCTCGACAAGCAGCAGAAGGCCGGCAAGCTGAAACGATCTCCCTTGATAGCGCAGATTGCGGCGATTTCCTGCGGTCTGACGGCCGCCGGGGCGGTACTGGATCTGGACTACATCGAGGACAGCAGTGCGCAGGCGGACGCCAATTTCGTTCTGACGGCCGAAGGCGGCATCGTCGAAATTCAGGGCACGGCGGAAACCGCCCCCTTCTCCGAGACGGCGTTCACCGAACTGCTGCGTCTGGCGCGATGCGGTACTGCCGCGCTTTTCGTGGCACAACGTCAGGCTCTGGAGGGCCTGTCATGAAGTCCGATCGTCGTCTGGCGCGTGGCGCGCGTATCGTCCTTGCCAGCCATAACAAGGGAAAGCTGGCCGAATTCGCCGCGCTGCTGAAGGAGAGCGGCATCACAGTCGTATCCGCCGCGGACATGAACCTGCCGGAACCCGACGAGACCGCGGACAGTTTCGAAGGCAACGCCGCGATCAAGGCGCTGGCGGCGGCAAGGGCGACCGGCCTGCCGGCACTGGCGGATGATTCCGGCTTCTGCGTTGCCGCGCTGGATGGCCGCCCCGGCGTCTATTCCGCACGATGGGGCGGCCCGGAACGGGATTTCGATGCCGCCATGGCGCGGGTGAATGTCGAGATCGGCACCGACCCCGACCGGCGCGCGGCATTCGTTGCCGTGCTTTGCCTCGCCTGGCCCGATGGCACGACGCATACGGTCGAGGGCCGTTGCGACGGCCACGCCGTCTGGCCGCCGCGCGGTGAGCATGGTCATGGCTACGATCCGATTTTCGTACCGGAAGGCGAGACGCGCTCATTCGCGGAGATGAGCGGCCCGGAGAAAAACGCCATCAGTCATCGTGGCCGGGCGCTGGAGCGGTTCCTTGCGGAGTGTGTCGCCTAGAGCCGTTCCACGTTAATCCGGTTCATATCCTGCTGCTTTGAAGAAATTGGTGCATTCGTCTGGTGTGAAGGCCTGAAGCACGTCTCCGACGGCATTCCAGAGTGCCGTGACGGTTCGTTCCGCCCTGCTGCGCAAAAGGGATTTGAGTTTGGAGAACGCCCTCTCGATCGGATTGAAGTCCGGGCTGTAGGGCGGCAGGAACACCATCGATGCTCCTGCCTGTTCGACGGCCCGACGGGCGCCCGGCATCCGGTGGGCGGGCAGGTTGTCGAGGATGACGATGTCGCCCGGTCGCAGGGCCGGCACGAGCACGCGCTCGACATAGGTCTGGAACACGGCACCGTTCATCGCCCCGTCATGCACAAAGGGTGCTGTCAGGCCCGTGGTGCGCAGCGCCCCGGTGAAGGTCGTCGTTTTCCAGTGCCCGTGAGGCACGCCCGAGCGGCATCGTTCGCCGCGCAAGGCGCGTCCCCGCAGCCTGGCCATCTTCGTCGACAGGCTGGTCTCGTCGATGAAGACCAGCCGCTCCGGGTCGAGATCGGGCTGCGCGTCAAACCAGTCCTCGCGCCGTTTCAGGACGTCGGGACGTTCCTGCTCCAGTGCATGGGCGGTCTTTTTTTGAACGTCCAGCCGCGCTGACGCAGCCACCGGCTGAGCATGCTGCGCCCGATCTCGACCGCATGCGCCTCGTGCAACCGCGCCGCCATCTCCACCCGCGTGATATCCCGGCGTGCTTCAATCAGCCCGAAGATGAAGGCCGCGTGGACATCCAGACGGGAGCCGCGCGGTTTGCCCTGACGGCGCGCCGTCCGCTCGCCCGTCTCGCGCTCTCGCCGCAGCCACCGGATCGCGGTAGCGATCCCGACATTGAACCGCGCCGCAGCCGCCCGGGCCGAAAGGCCGGACGCTCCCGCCGCCAGAACACGCACCCGCAGATCGTCACCATATGCCCAAGACATCGCCCTCTCCCTCAACAGAAAGGGTGAATCACAACCCACGCTCTTCGTCATCCCCCACGATTCATAGTTCAATGGACGCACTCTAAGAAATATTTTTTATACTTCTTCTGTCAAAATACTTACCACTCTCAAAAACTATTAAGCCATCATAAATATGAATGCCACAGAATTTTTCACTGAACGCATTTGGAGGAATATCTTGACCTGTGTGACACGCATGGAGTTCATCAATAAGAGATTTAGTATATTCAATGAATGTATTTTCTCTCAGCAAACCCCCTTCATAGTTTCTCCAATACGATGTATAAACGTCCTCTACGAAATATAAACCATTGTGTGATAAAGTTTTAGAAAATATTTCGAAGTTTTTTATTGTGTCATTCGGCATATGAGATCCATCATCTATTACTATATCAGGACAACCAAATTCTAAGAATAAATTCTCTCTAAAATGCTTGTCATCAATATTACCTTCTCGACAAAAAATTTGATTGCCATTATAGTCAGATTCTGTGATGCACACAATGATTGAAAACCCTCCTAAATATTTCCTCCACATTTCGGCTTGAGCTAAGGAATGATCGCCATCTATTATGAGAAATAATCTACACGGATTATTTTTATATTTGTGAAGGTACCTTTCGTAAATAGAAAAATACTGTGCGTTCTTTTCTATCTCGCCTATGGACACATTCTTAAAGGCTTCATAAAGACTCATTTTATATCCTATTATATTATAGATAGAATTTCTTCAGCTACCATTTTTGGATTCTCAATTACACTGTAGGAATTGAAGCCATTCCTATTCTCGAATTGCTGAGTTCCGGTCGTAGGAAAAAAATATCTACTGTTATTTTTCGCTATTTTATCGACAAGGAGGAAATTGCTATTGAGCAGATCGTTAGGAAGAATGCAAAAAATGTCATTTTCTCGCCCCGAGAAGGCGCTCACATGAAAAGCTGATGACGATGTTCCAATTACAACGCGCCTCTCTCGAAATAATTTTATCTGATCACTAAGAGAAAGAGTTTCTGGAGCCACAATATCTACATTGGCTCGCCTGAAAACATCAATGATCTCATTTTCATTTCCAATTTTTGTAACTCCTCCTCCCATAAGATGC is a genomic window containing:
- a CDS encoding MOSC domain-containing protein — protein: MPRVAAVHIYPVKSLHRISPDHLDLRPWGPEGDRRWLVTDPDGNFISQRECSAMALITPTPTALGLTLSRRDMADCVVRRPNDHAHRRHVRVWGDWMEAREASQRAGEWLSAALGRPARLAYMDTPEAARIRDVGGQANPVSFADEYPILIANVASLDDLNTRLDEKLPMTRFRPNIVAEDAEAWEEDGWRRIRIGEAILRVVSPCARCGITSVDQETGEIRDRKQPLAALASFRRGHGGVMFAQNATIETPGRIAPGDTIEILERGESNLG
- the rdgB gene encoding RdgB/HAM1 family non-canonical purine NTP pyrophosphatase, which translates into the protein MKSDRRLARGARIVLASHNKGKLAEFAALLKESGITVVSAADMNLPEPDETADSFEGNAAIKALAAARATGLPALADDSGFCVAALDGRPGVYSARWGGPERDFDAAMARVNVEIGTDPDRRAAFVAVLCLAWPDGTTHTVEGRCDGHAVWPPRGEHGHGYDPIFVPEGETRSFAEMSGPEKNAISHRGRALERFLAECVA
- the hrcA gene encoding heat-inducible transcriptional repressor HrcA; the protein is MIDLNGLSHGLDSRAAAILREIVEQYVETGEPVGSRTLSQRLTPILSPATIRNVMADLTQAGLLFSPHVSAGRLPTEKGVRLFVDGLLQFGGLSEDDRQQIARRLEPRGRSVQDMLGEASAMLSGLSAAAGLVLAPKNDAALKHIEFVALGPSRVLVILVGANGQVENRVIETPPGVPPSALVEAGNYLNARLGDLTLAALRTRVSEEMQADRHELDALAANVIESGLATWDESHGTLFLRGQGNLLTDITEIERLTTIQMLFERLETQETMLRLLQLAQDSEGVRIYIGAESGLFGMSGVSMVVAPARNEAQRIVGAIGVIGPTRLNYGRIVPVVDYTAQVIGRLLG
- the rph gene encoding ribonuclease PH, whose translation is MTRPSGRAADENRAVSIELGYARHAEGSALIRMGGTEVLCTASIEYRVPPFLRGKGQGWITAEYGMLPRATHARGNREAAKGRQSGRTHEIQRLIARALRAAVDLKALGEMTITLDCDVLNADGGTRCASITGAWVALAAALDKQQKAGKLKRSPLIAQIAAISCGLTAAGAVLDLDYIEDSSAQADANFVLTAEGGIVEIQGTAETAPFSETAFTELLRLARCGTAALFVAQRQALEGLS
- a CDS encoding IS630 family transposase (programmed frameshift); the encoded protein is MSWAYGDDLRVRVLAAGASGLSARAAAARFNVGIATAIRWLRRERETGERTARRQGKPRGSRLDVHAAFIFGLIEARRDITRVEMAARLHEAHAVEIGRSMLSRWLRQRGWTFKKKTAHALEQERPDVLKRREDWFDAQPDLDPERLVFIDETSLSTKMARLRGRALRGERCRSGVPHGHWKTTTFTGALRTTGLTAPFVHDGAMNGAVFQTYVERVLVPALRPGDIVILDNLPAHRMPGARRAVEQAGASMVFLPPYSPDFNPIERAFSKLKSLLRSRAERTVTALWNAVGDVLQAFTPDECTNFFKAAGYEPD